A stretch of Deinobacterium chartae DNA encodes these proteins:
- a CDS encoding MarR family winged helix-turn-helix transcriptional regulator, whose product MTVSLEDLRRIGLDVPWHLMRRLLQAHAARWQHQVSADITSPQFGLLRVLDRCPGLEQGRVGQLMRLDKNTTADIARRLERKGLLASERDPADARRKLLQLTPSGQALLRDLEPRVQRMEEEMLSVLAGDGAQDFHRALHRLLEHNER is encoded by the coding sequence ATGACCGTGTCCCTCGAAGACCTCCGCCGGATAGGCCTGGACGTACCCTGGCACCTGATGCGCCGCCTGCTGCAGGCCCACGCCGCCCGCTGGCAGCACCAGGTCTCGGCAGACATCACCAGTCCACAGTTCGGGCTGCTGCGCGTCTTGGATCGTTGTCCCGGCCTCGAGCAGGGGCGGGTCGGTCAGCTGATGCGTCTGGACAAGAACACCACCGCTGACATCGCCCGCCGGCTCGAGCGCAAGGGCCTGCTGGCCTCCGAGCGCGACCCTGCGGATGCCCGCCGCAAGCTCTTGCAGCTCACCCCGTCGGGACAAGCGCTGCTGCGCGACCTCGAGCCCCGCGTGCAGCGCATGGAAGAAGAGATGCTCTCGGTCCTGGCGGGCGACGGCGCGCAGGATTTTCACCGCGCACTGCACCGGCTGCTCGAGCACAACGAGCGTTAA
- a CDS encoding LysR substrate-binding domain-containing protein, producing the protein MELKQLRYFVALAEELHFGRAAERLGLTQPPLSRQMRALEDDLGVRLFRRSTQRVELTEAGRALLPEARALLERAETAARHARRAARGETGRLEVGFTLPMTWEQLSVLIAHLQVPYPEAKVTLHDLSSLEVTAGVRSGHLDAGFVLLPAEAPQLGMAALWTEPPAVLLPARHPLAERHALSLADLAPEGFVLPSREPAYAGAVIRACQRAGFTPKVVQEAVRLSTVMGLVAGGLGVSVIPASVEHILPVGAVARPLIRPGFDTGLGLAHPRRAHAPLLAAFLEEARRVVRPLPPEA; encoded by the coding sequence GTGGAGCTGAAGCAGCTGCGCTACTTCGTGGCCCTGGCCGAAGAACTGCACTTCGGGCGGGCCGCCGAGCGCCTCGGGCTCACCCAGCCCCCGCTCAGCCGTCAGATGCGCGCCCTCGAGGATGACCTGGGTGTGCGGCTGTTCCGGCGTTCCACCCAGCGGGTCGAGCTCACCGAGGCCGGACGTGCGCTGCTGCCCGAAGCGCGCGCGCTGCTCGAACGCGCCGAGACGGCAGCGCGCCACGCGCGCCGCGCCGCACGCGGTGAAACCGGCCGCCTCGAGGTCGGCTTTACCCTGCCCATGACCTGGGAGCAGCTTTCGGTGCTGATCGCGCACCTGCAAGTCCCTTACCCCGAAGCCAAAGTGACCTTGCACGACCTTTCCAGCCTCGAGGTGACCGCTGGCGTGCGCTCGGGCCACCTGGACGCAGGCTTCGTGCTGTTGCCCGCCGAGGCCCCGCAGTTGGGCATGGCCGCCTTGTGGACCGAGCCGCCCGCCGTGCTGCTCCCGGCGCGGCATCCGCTGGCCGAGCGTCACGCGCTGAGCCTTGCGGACCTGGCCCCCGAGGGTTTCGTGCTGCCCTCGAGGGAACCGGCCTATGCCGGAGCGGTGATCCGTGCCTGTCAGCGCGCCGGGTTCACGCCCAAGGTGGTGCAGGAGGCCGTGCGGCTCTCCACCGTGATGGGACTGGTGGCCGGAGGTCTGGGCGTGTCGGTGATTCCGGCCTCGGTCGAGCACATCCTGCCAGTCGGTGCGGTCGCGCGCCCGCTGATTCGTCCGGGTTTTGACACGGGCCTGGGCCTGGCACACCCCAGGCGCGCTCACGCTCCGTTACTGGCGGCTTTCCTCGAGGAGGCCCGACGGGTCGTGCGACCGCTCCCACCCGAAGCCTGA
- a CDS encoding GNAT family N-acetyltransferase, with product MYPEWTEGPYTISSDPARLDLTVVHGYLSRSYWAQNIPFERVERAAKHSLCFGIYGPEGQVGFARVISDRATFAYLADVFVLEEARGQGLSKFLMRCVLAHPELQGLRRWMLMTQDAHGLYRQFGFTELAYPERGMEISRPGLYLDRSAQ from the coding sequence ATGTATCCCGAATGGACCGAAGGCCCCTACACCATCAGCAGCGACCCCGCCCGCCTGGACCTCACGGTGGTTCACGGCTACCTGTCACGTTCGTACTGGGCCCAGAACATCCCGTTCGAACGGGTGGAGCGCGCCGCTAAACACTCGCTGTGTTTTGGCATTTACGGACCTGAGGGACAGGTGGGGTTTGCACGGGTCATCAGCGACCGCGCGACCTTCGCTTACCTCGCCGATGTGTTCGTCCTCGAGGAAGCGCGCGGGCAGGGGCTCTCCAAGTTCCTGATGCGCTGCGTCCTGGCGCACCCCGAGTTGCAGGGGCTGCGCCGCTGGATGCTGATGACCCAAGACGCGCACGGGCTGTACCGCCAGTTTGGCTTTACCGAACTGGCCTACCCGGAGCGGGGCATGGAGATCTCAAGACCCGGGTTGTATCTCGATCGCTCCGCTCAGTAG
- a CDS encoding MFS transporter codes for MTRIDNSRLTLLLIASLTVMSGAIIAPGLPAMRAHFAAEPHADVLVRLVLTIVGLAIALTAPLIGWLLDRVGRRPVLIAGLVLYTLSGASGLIAQTLPQVMVGRLILGVAVAALMTAGSALASDLFHGRERARFLSQQSAFTNLGGVVFIPLAGLLATLSWRAPFIAYLLPLLLLPLTLALPRHTHVTPDPARPAQTDRIPWNAILIGYATAFLYMLVFYLIPSQLPFRLAELGANSTSSGLLLGTGTLAGGITGLAYARFAGRLVPTRAAGLGLLLLATGWFIIHLAPTLPLTLLGLIVGSIGGGITLPNINTWIAHLAPPHARGRVLAGLTSSTFLAQFLSPLAAAPLIAAGGIPHAFTFGTLLALALAATLLLLPEHVSSGRRQSGAVLEAAAD; via the coding sequence ATGACCCGAATCGACAACTCCCGGCTGACCCTGTTGCTGATCGCCTCACTGACGGTGATGTCCGGCGCCATCATCGCGCCCGGCCTGCCCGCCATGCGCGCCCACTTCGCCGCCGAACCCCACGCCGACGTCCTGGTCCGGCTGGTGCTCACCATCGTCGGGCTCGCCATTGCCCTGACCGCGCCCCTGATCGGCTGGCTGCTCGACCGCGTCGGGCGCCGGCCGGTGCTGATTGCCGGCCTGGTGCTCTACACCCTGTCCGGAGCCAGCGGCCTGATCGCCCAGACCCTGCCGCAGGTCATGGTCGGACGCCTGATCTTGGGTGTCGCGGTCGCGGCCCTGATGACCGCCGGAAGCGCCTTGGCCTCGGACCTGTTCCACGGACGCGAGCGCGCCCGCTTTCTCAGCCAGCAATCAGCGTTCACCAACCTGGGTGGCGTGGTCTTCATTCCGCTCGCCGGCCTGCTGGCCACGCTCAGCTGGCGCGCCCCCTTCATCGCCTACCTGTTGCCGCTGCTGCTGCTGCCCCTGACCCTGGCCCTGCCACGCCACACGCACGTGACACCGGATCCTGCCCGGCCCGCCCAGACGGACCGCATTCCCTGGAATGCGATCCTGATCGGTTACGCCACGGCGTTCCTCTACATGCTGGTCTTTTACCTGATTCCATCGCAGCTGCCGTTCCGGCTGGCCGAACTCGGAGCGAACTCGACGTCCAGCGGTCTGCTGCTGGGCACGGGCACCCTGGCAGGCGGCATCACCGGCCTCGCCTACGCGCGCTTTGCCGGCCGTCTCGTCCCCACCCGCGCCGCCGGGCTGGGCCTGCTGCTGCTGGCCACGGGCTGGTTCATCATCCACCTCGCCCCCACCCTGCCGCTCACCCTGCTCGGCCTGATCGTCGGCAGCATCGGCGGCGGCATCACCTTGCCCAACATCAACACCTGGATTGCGCACCTCGCTCCTCCGCACGCCCGGGGCCGTGTGCTGGCCGGACTGACCAGCAGTACTTTCCTGGCCCAGTTCCTCTCGCCCCTGGCCGCCGCTCCGCTGATCGCCGCCGGAGGCATTCCGCACGCCTTCACCTTCGGCACCCTGCTGGCCCTGGCCCTGGCGGCCACCTTGCTGCTGCTCCCCGAACACGTCAGCAGCGGAAGGCGGCAGTCAGGGGCGGTCCTCGAGGCTGCCGCAGACTGA